ATTTCTTTATAAGTATTATTTTTCATGTTTAATTCCTCCTTATGTAATAAGTTTCACATTTTTATAATAAAATAAACAAGTTCCTAAAATGATTATACTTTAATTATAATAGGTTTATAGAAAAAGTAAAGTATAAAATTAAAATAATAACTCTAATTAACCTTATTAAATATATGTTAAAATGAAAAATACCTTTTAATAAAAAATGATTGCCATATAAAATAAAACTCTAATTTAATTAGTATTTTAGTTTTTTTATTGTAAATGTATAGTTTTCTAATTTTGAATAAAAATAAAGTAAAACTTTCTTTTACATTGAAGTTGTTTAGTAAGACGTATTTTTATTATTTTGTTAACATTAATAATATTAAATAAAGTTAAAAAAATAGATTTTAAGTAAATAAAATAATATAAAATACAAATTTTAATAAAAATAATAAAGAATATATTGTTATTTTGATAAAAATGTAAAAAATATTTTAAATTTATCATTTAATGTAATGTAATTTAATTGAATATATGTGTTTATTGTATTCAATTGTTGTATTTTTAGTTTTTTTGTGATTAATTAAAAAATTATAAAAATCGTTTACATGTTGATTTTTAAAAAAAAAAGATATAGAATTATATAGAAAGTAATAAATAAAAATTGGATTTACGGGAGTGGAATAAAATGATAAAAGTTACCTTAACAGATGTGAAAGAAGCTAGAGAGACCATTAAAGACATAGTTAAAAAAACTGATTTACTTGAAAGCGTTAAACTTAGTGAAAAAACAGGAGCGAATGTTTTCTATAAATGTGAAAACCTTCAAAAAACAGGGTCTTTTAAATTAAGAGGAGCTTGTAATAAAATAGCAAGTTTAACAGACGAAGAAAAAGCAAGTGGAGTAATAGCTTCAAGTGCAGGTAATCATGCACAAGGTGTCGCATTAGGCGCAAAAATGACTGGTATAAAATCTACAATAGTAATGCCAGCAACTGCACCATTGGCAAAAGTTAGTGCAACTAAAGGTTATGGAGCAGAAGTAGTTTTAAATGGCGCAGTTTATGATGATGCATATGCAAAAGCTGTTGAAATACAAAAAGAAACAGGAGCAACTTTCTTACATCCATTCAATGATAAATATGTTATAGCAGGGCAAGGAACTATATCTCTTGAAATTTTCGAACAATTAAATAATAAGGTTGATACTATACTATGCCCAGTTGGTGGCGGGGGAATAATATCTGGTGTTGCTGTTGCAGCAAAGGCATTAAATCCTAATGTAAAAATAGTTGGTGTTCAAACTGCAAATATACCTTCAATGAAAGAGTCAATTAAAAACGGCAAAGTAACAACAGCATTTAATGATAGTACAATAGCTGATGGTATAGCTGTTAAAACTCCTGGAGACTTAACTTTTGAAATAATAAATGAATTAGTTGACGAAATAGTAGTAGTTGAAGAAACAGAAATAGCTGAATCAATATTATTTATGATGGAAAGTCAAAAGATAGTTTCAGAAGGTGCAGGAGCTGTATGTACAGCTGCAATATTAAGTGGTAAATATGTACCAGCAAAAGACGAAAATGTAGTATGTATAATATCTGGTGGTAATATAGATATAAATACATTATATAGAATAATAGGTGTTGCTCTAGCTAAAGAAGGAAGAAGATATTCATTTAGTACAATTATGGAAGATAAGCCAGGAAACTTTGCTGAATTAACTAGAATAATAAGTGAGAATGGTGGAAATATTTTAAGTGCTAATCAAGGTAAATTATCAGCAGGTGAAGCTCTAGGAAAACAAAGTGCGGAATTTATATTAGAAACAATAGATTATGACCATATAGCGAAAATAAAGAAAGCAATAGAAGAAAAAGGTTTTAAAATTATAGAATTATAATAAAAAGTGTATATAATATACAAGAAAAATAGTATAATAGTGTATGAAGATACATTTTATGTATAGTAGATTAACCAATTAGGAGGATTTTAATATGAAACATGAAGTATTACATACTAATGATGCACCAGCAGCTTTAGGACCATATTCTCAAGCTATAAAAGCTGGAAACTTATTATTTGTATCTGGACAAGTTCCACTTGTACCAGAAACTATGGAAGTAGTTGAAGGAGATGTACAAGCTCAAACTGCTCAATCTCTAAAAAATCTTAAAGCAATATTAGCTGAAAGTGGAGCTGATTTTTCAAATGTAGTTAAGACTACAGTATTTATAAAAGATATGAATGAATTTGGTGCTATAAACGAAGTTTATGCTGAGTATTTTGGAGAAAATAAACCAGCAAGAGCTTGTGTAGAAGTTGCTAGATTACCAAAAGATGTTAAAGTTGAAATAGAAGTAATAGCAGTATTATAAGATTACGATATTTTTCAAACTGAAAAAAAGAGCTATTTTAAGATTTTAATCTTAAAATAGCTCTTTTTTATATTAACTTCTAACAACCTGTCGTTCTTTTATAAAACATATTGATATAATTAATCCAATAAATGCAAGTGTGGCTGCTATTGAAAATGCAACATCGATACCATGGATATTAGATAGGATAGCTGAACTCATGTGAGCTTTTTTGGTAGCAGTTGTCATTATAGTAATAAGTACAGCAGAGCCTATAGCACCAGCTATTTGACGAAGTGTACTATTAATTGCTGTAGCATGAGATATAAGTTCTCTATCCAGTGTTTTAATTCCCCATGTAGTTAATGGCATTAGAACCATTGAAATACCAATCATACGTATACAATACATTAATGATACATGAATTAAAGATGTATCCTTGCCTAAAAATGCAAAAGATAAAGTACCTAAAAATAAGCATCCAGTTCCTAATATTGATAGAGCATGAGGACCGTATTTATCTAGATGGCGTCCTGCCACTGGATTTAATACAACCATTAATATAGCACCAGGCATCATTAAAGAACCTGAAGATAGTGCGGAAAATCCCCTTACAGATTGAATATATAGAGGAATCATTAATGTAGCAGACATCATTGAAGCATATACAATCATAATTAATAATGTAGAAATAAGAAATGGTTTATTTTTAAAAACCCTTAATTCTAAGAATGGTTCTTTAGATTTTAATTGACGCCATGTAAATAAAATTAATGATACAATTCCTAATATTATTGGTAAATATGTGGCACTATTAGTCCATCCATAATTACCTTGATTAGTAAACCCAATTAATAAACCACCAAAACCTAAAGAAGATAGTATTATTGAAGGTATATCTAGTTTTAGTTTTTTAGCTTCTCCAACATTTTTTAATAAGATAAATGAAAGTATAACATCTAATATAGCTATAGGAGAAAGAAGTAAAAACAAACTATGCCAGCCAAATGAATCTACTAACCATCCAGATAAAGTTGGTCCAATTGCTGGAGCAAATCCCACTGTAATACCAACTAGACCCATAGCTGCACCACGTTTTTCTACAGGACATAAATATAATATGATAACTTGTAAAAGTGGCATTAAAGAACCAGAACCTACTGCCTGTAATACACGAGCAATCAACATAGTCGAAAAATTACGAGAAAAAAGAGCAATAACACACCCTAGAGAAAAGATAGTCATTGATGTAATAAATAATTTTCGAGTACTGAATCTATTTATCAAGTAAGCTGTTGTAGGGATAATTATACCTGCAATAAGTAGATAAATTGTAGTTAACCATTGACCAACATCAGCAGTAATTTTAAAATCTGACATTATATTGGGAAGTGCAGTTGATAGTAATGTTTGGCTAAGAGAGCTTATAAAAGCACCAGTCATTACGATTGCTATTATCAAATTTTCTTTTTTATTATTTTTTCTATTACTTTGTATTTCCATGATTTATAACGTCTCCTTTTTTAATTGATTTTTAATGCTATTCAATAAAAGTACTTTTGGTCTCAAAATGTCTTCTTTTTCTAGATATGTAATCATTGCATCCATAATTAAAGAATCATATAATTGACTTTTGCCTTCTTCATATAATTTTTTTGATGCTTCTAATAACTTAGGCTTTTCAATAAGAGAAGTGTTTGTTTTGATTAGCTCTTCTATATCTTGTATTGTTTTAAAAAATAATGATTTACTATAAATAGAAGAGTAAAC
This sequence is a window from Clostridioides difficile. Protein-coding genes within it:
- a CDS encoding RidA family protein; this encodes MKHEVLHTNDAPAALGPYSQAIKAGNLLFVSGQVPLVPETMEVVEGDVQAQTAQSLKNLKAILAESGADFSNVVKTTVFIKDMNEFGAINEVYAEYFGENKPARACVEVARLPKDVKVEIEVIAVL
- the ilvA gene encoding threonine ammonia-lyase, which codes for MIKVTLTDVKEARETIKDIVKKTDLLESVKLSEKTGANVFYKCENLQKTGSFKLRGACNKIASLTDEEKASGVIASSAGNHAQGVALGAKMTGIKSTIVMPATAPLAKVSATKGYGAEVVLNGAVYDDAYAKAVEIQKETGATFLHPFNDKYVIAGQGTISLEIFEQLNNKVDTILCPVGGGGIISGVAVAAKALNPNVKIVGVQTANIPSMKESIKNGKVTTAFNDSTIADGIAVKTPGDLTFEIINELVDEIVVVEETEIAESILFMMESQKIVSEGAGAVCTAAILSGKYVPAKDENVVCIISGGNIDINTLYRIIGVALAKEGRRYSFSTIMEDKPGNFAELTRIISENGGNILSANQGKLSAGEALGKQSAEFILETIDYDHIAKIKKAIEEKGFKIIEL
- a CDS encoding multidrug efflux MFS transporter, whose product is MEIQSNRKNNKKENLIIAIVMTGAFISSLSQTLLSTALPNIMSDFKITADVGQWLTTIYLLIAGIIIPTTAYLINRFSTRKLFITSMTIFSLGCVIALFSRNFSTMLIARVLQAVGSGSLMPLLQVIILYLCPVEKRGAAMGLVGITVGFAPAIGPTLSGWLVDSFGWHSLFLLLSPIAILDVILSFILLKNVGEAKKLKLDIPSIILSSLGFGGLLIGFTNQGNYGWTNSATYLPIILGIVSLILFTWRQLKSKEPFLELRVFKNKPFLISTLLIMIVYASMMSATLMIPLYIQSVRGFSALSSGSLMMPGAILMVVLNPVAGRHLDKYGPHALSILGTGCLFLGTLSFAFLGKDTSLIHVSLMYCIRMIGISMVLMPLTTWGIKTLDRELISHATAINSTLRQIAGAIGSAVLITIMTTATKKAHMSSAILSNIHGIDVAFSIAATLAFIGLIISICFIKERQVVRS